AAACTACAGTAGAACTTCCATGAAAGAAACAgtaaacatatataaatttatggattcaacaaaatatatttttgctagGATTTTGTACTTGAAAGTATTAAATTATTGATATTATaccttaatatatatttttttaattataccaacttttatatatatttcttgaaatatatatagaagctCCACTGTATTTAAGGGCGTCGCTGCATAAAATCAGTTGATGTTTTTGCAATATGTAACCCCTAGACGAGTCCCCCCAGGCTGATggaatatttagaaatattttccttttagcGGTATAAGGATAGGAAAGGGAATCCTCCTCtaataaatgaatttattgtTATATCTCCGTGGGTAatacatggcgtatgcgtaatgcatTGAAAGCAATGTCAGCTCAACACGAAGCTTTTTCTTTCCTCTCGtccattgttttttttttttttataaatgctGCTCATCAATTTCGATAGGAGCCCGCACCTGTTCGCCGGATGAATACGTCTGCAAAAGCGGAGAGGGACAGTGTGTGCCTTTGGCCTGGATGTGCGACCAGAGCAAGGACTGCAGCGATGGCTCTGATGAGCACAACTGCAGTAAGAATAATCAGTGAATTGATTTCACCTTTTTTTTGAGtagagaaatttaatttaaaataattaaacttttgtagtttttgtttaaaatataatgggTTTTCAAAGAACTCTTTTATGTTGTTGTACAAGATGTTGATTAAATTATGTTACGTATTTTACGTAAACATTTTGTCTTGGCTTTACTCAGGTGAAACTAAATACCACTTACTTTTTATTTGCGTTTATGTTTTACCCTCTTCCCCTCTGGCCCctttgaaaatgtatttatttatttagttcaaTTCTACTTAAGTTGAGAGAGAAATTGCTTCAGTATCCGTTGAGTTTCCTTTGCTTAtacaaatagtttttaatttccatTCATTTGTAGCTGCATTCCAAACCAACTTCATTCAGAGCTTACCCCATTTATCCAACCTCTCAGACTCAAATAAACATCATTGCTAACTTATTCCAACTATTGAGGCAACCGCACTTCATTTGGCTTTTGGTTTTTAGTTGCCATTCATCTCAGTCTTCGGCTGGCTGTGGCCAAGACTCCGAGTGACCTCGAACCTCCGGATAATCAATGctttaatgtatttaaaattcatttattggaaaacagaaaagagttttgtttattgaatttaactctttaatgaaataacataattctaatatttatttatgtttgccTTAGTCctcaataaattataaattctaaacTCCCTCATCTTAAAACTCCCCAAGAAACTCGATTCCAAACTCATCATTGACTTCATTTTGCTTCGTCATTTGAAATTCCCCCAGAAACTCCCAAACTCATCGACTTCATTTCGCTTTTGTCCTTTTTTGTTCGACCCTCATTTGTTTGCAACTTCCTTTCTGTGGCGAGTGTGTTCCTAAGTATCCTTGATAAATTCCCCAGACCAGACCTGTCGCTCCGACGAGTTTACCTGCGGCAACGGACGTTGCATCCAGAAGCGTTGGAAATGCGATCACGACGATGACTGCGGCGATGGATCCGATGAGAAGGAGTGCCCGGTGGTGCCCTGTGACCACGTGGCGGAGCACACCTGCACCAACGGGGCCTGCATTGCCAAGCGTTGGGTCTGCGACGGCGATCCGGACTGCTCCGACGGCTCCGATGAGCGGGTGAGTGAATAATACACGCCATAAATTCCCATTTCCGGTGGggtacacaaaaaatataaaggaaaTTCCCGCCCATTCTTTAGCGTTCGTTTTTCGGTGTTCGGTTAAGCCACATAAATTATGGCCAAGTTGGGCATAACTCAGCGCCTGCCAGCTTTGGCAGCTTTTGTTGTCAACGCAGGGCACGcgtaaaattgcatttttgcaTGCTTAGAGGGGCTGCATAATTTCCGGGACATAGTTTTGCCTCAGAGCGAAAAGTTTTTCCCGAAACTGTGAGGGCAGCAAACTTTGTCCGAGGACtgggttttgtttttcacTTTGAAACTACAAGAAAAAAAGCCTTTGCTAAACCGCGTTTTAAagtaaatagtttttaaaattctagaaaTATTTAGTTTCATATTCTGTAAGCaactttgtttttagttttattcaagtataaactccttaaaaatatatattatttattttcctcccCTGTAGGCCTGTGCAAATGTCACCAAGACGACCACGCCCTGCTTGCCACATGAGTACCAGTGCAAGGACCGCATCACCTGTTTGCATCACAGCTGGCTCTGCGATGGCGACCGTGACTGTCCAGATGGCGATGACGAGCACACGGCCAACTGCAAGAACGTGACCTGCCGGGCGGACCAGTTCCAGTGCGGGGATCGCAGCTGCATACCCGGACACCTCACCTGCAACGGCGACAAGGACTGTGCCGATGGCAGCGACGAACGGGATTGCGGACTGAGCTTGAGCTTGGGATCCCAACAGGGAGCCTGCAACTCCACCAGTGAGTTTGATTGCGGCGGTGGTCAGTGTATCCCCCTTTCCAAAGTCTGCGATAAGCGGAAGGATTGTGCCGATGGCGAGGATGAGCCGGCGGGCAAATGTGGTGTCAACGAGTGCGCCTCGAAGAACGGTGGTTGCATGCACCACTGTGTGGACCTCATGGTGGGTCACCGCTGCGAGTGCCACGAAGGCTACACGTTGTCGGCGGACAAACGGAACTGCCAGGACATCAACGAGTGTGAAACACCCGGGAAGTGCTCGCAGATATGTGTCAACGAAATAGGAGGCTTCAAGTGCGAGTGCGAGGCGGGCTACATGAGGGATCCCCGCAATCACACCAGATGCAAGGCCAGCGAGGGTCATGCCTCTCTCCTGTTGGCCAGACGCCACGACATCCGTAAGATAGCTCTGGACCACATGGAAATGACCTCCATTGTGAACAGTACCAAGGCGGCCACTGCCCTGGATTTCGTGTTCCGCACGGGGATGATCTTCTGGAGCGATGTGACCACGCAGAGCATATACAAGGCACCCATTGACGAGGGCAGCGAGAAGACCGTGGTGCTCAAGCAATCTTCGGTTACCTCGGATGGTCTGGCGGTGGATTGGATTTACAATCATGTCTACTACACGGACACCCACAAGTGCACCATTGAACTAACCAATTTCGAGGGTAGCATGGGCAAGGTGCTCGTTGAGGACTCGCTGGACATTCCGCGCTCCATTGCCCTGGACCCCATCGAGGGCTGGATGTACTGGTCCGACTGGGGTGCATCGCCGCGCATCGAGAGGGCGGGCATGGATGGCTCCCACCGCACCACCATCATTAGCTACGATGTCAAGTGGCCCAATGGCATTACCTTGGATTTGGTGAGGAAGCGCCTGTACTGGGTGGATGGCAAGCTGAACATTATTTCGTCGGCGAATTATGATGGTTCTCAGCGCCGTCAGGTGCTCTACTCTGGTGAATACCTGCGACACCCCTTCTCCATCACCACCTTTGAGGACTACGTCTACTGGACCGACTGGGACAAGCAGGCAGTCTTCAAGGCGAATAAGTTTACAGGAGAAGATGTGGAGCCTGTCACAGCTGTGCATATGGTAAGTTTTTCCTTCgattttaattacttattaattagcatacaaatattatttactgACTTTAATTGTCATTagttttccttatttatttcctCGTTTTAAATGTCCAACCTTTTCTCCTTTTAGCTCCAACATCCCATGGTGGTCCACGTTTACCATCCGTACCGCCAGCCCGATGGCGTTAACCACTGCCAATCGGTCAATGGCCACTGCTCCCACCTCTGCCTGCCAGCGCCCAGGATTAACGAGCGGAGTCCACGCATATCCTGCGCCTGCCCCACGGGTCTGAAGCTGATGGCCGATGGCCTCATGTGCGTCGAGGATCGTAAGTATTCGAGAGCTTTTGCTATATGCTTATGATTTAACCAGCATGGCatgaattttgatttaatgcTTATACTAACATAATGAAACGCAATTCCCAAATACCCAAATCCCAACAAAAAATCGGGCATGACTTGCAACGCATGCAGCTCTTTACGTGGCTCCCAGCACACAACCCCCGCGAGCCCGCAAAACGAAACCGAAGCCGAAGTTCCCTGTGCGGAGATTGCCCACTGGTGTCCAGGTGGGACACGGTGAACATCGGATAAGAGGGAACGCTGATATCGGGCTGACCACTAGGCTGCCTCTcttggcagcggcggcggctacTTTTGGTATGCCTCACAATCCTGTTGTGTGTGTTCCGTCCTCTGTCGTCCTGTGAGGGGACAACCCAAGGGGTGACCTCATGTTGTGTTGTCCTgttttatgtatatgtatatatgttgtCTGGGAAGTCGCTTTACTCTTAAATTTTGTCTTGGTGAATGTCCTGGAACGGTTTCATTATGTGTGCTGCATCTTTAAGGtcttagaaaaataaatgtatactTTTTATACTGCTACTTGAAGTCAATATTGAAGGAGATATTAAtaatcttaaattaatttcaaacaaaCCTTAAAGAACCTCAACCGTAAACCGtctgtattatatatttcccaCAACTTTTAAATACAGAAAAACTTTCAAACTTGTAATTTTTCCAACAATTTTATTCCATTATTTATGAGATGCAAATCATTCAAATATTACTTCCCTCTTGTTAAACCCAACCTGTCCTTCAATGTAAAATTTGTAACAGAAGGAAAAACGAAGAAGAAACGAAGAGAGAACTTCATCAGCAGAATGTCAACGGAAATTTTGATTAATAAATACCGTAGAGAGGGATAACTTTGATAGTTATCCTTTCGAATGGGTTGACAGCCCAGTGACTTCCTCTCCATTTATATGTCTCTCTCGCAACTATGCTTTTCACTGTTTATAAACACTTTCGTGAGATTCAGATTTATTGCAAGCGTATTAATCAAAAAGCTTGCCAGGATCCGCACTCAACCGAAGCCCCTTTGTGTGGCACCCCAGCCAACAACATTTGCTTTGTCATGGCCCACATTAATCATCATCAGGACAGCCCCCCATCCTTGACAGTTTCATAAACGCCATCCGGATTGAGCCACTTGCATCGGGGCCAACCGCAAGTAGGCAGGCAATGGGCCAACACTGCAATCGAGACCCCCCAAGGGTGGCCGAGGACCTCCCCAATCTCCAGTACCAATCCCAAACCACCAACCCTTAACCCACAATTCCCAGCCGCAAAGTATGAGGTTAATATCAAAGGGGGGGGAATGGGATTCGCCTCCAGTGTTTGCTTTAAAGTGCGGCTCAACTTAATGTTGATAACTTTTACTGTTTTGACTAGCAAGAAGTCCTCCCACGACGCCATTAAATGCGATGCGTTAACGATGTCATTACGCTGCCATTTCCATTCTCAGTCCCATTCCCACTTTCATTCCCATTCCAATT
Above is a genomic segment from Drosophila kikkawai strain 14028-0561.14 chromosome 3R, DkikHiC1v2, whole genome shotgun sequence containing:
- the LpR1 gene encoding very low-density lipoprotein receptor isoform X10, which codes for MGRIWCLIFVASLLQMQSHSLRALTINEATCSTDQFRCGNGNCIPNKWRCDQEHDCSDGSDETPELCRARTCSPDEYVCKSGEGQCVPLAWMCDQSKDCSDGSDEHNCNQTCRSDEFTCGNGRCIQKRWKCDHDDDCGDGSDEKECPVVPCDHVAEHTCTNGACIAKRWVCDGDPDCSDGSDERACANVTKTTTPCLPHEYQCKDRITCLHHSWLCDGDRDCPDGDDEHTANCKNVTCRADQFQCGDRSCIPGHLTCNGDKDCADGSDERDCGLSLSLGSQQGACNSTSEFDCGGGQCIPLSKVCDKRKDCADGEDEPAGKCGVNECASKNGGCMHHCVDLMVGHRCECHEGYTLSADKRNCQDINECETPGKCSQICVNEIGGFKCECEAGYMRDPRNHTRCKASEGHASLLLARRHDIRKIALDHMEMTSIVNSTKAATALDFVFRTGMIFWSDVTTQSIYKAPIDEGSEKTVVLKQSSVTSDGLAVDWIYNHVYYTDTHKCTIELTNFEGSMGKVLVEDSLDIPRSIALDPIEGWMYWSDWGASPRIERAGMDGSHRTTIISYDVKWPNGITLDLVRKRLYWVDGKLNIISSANYDGSQRRQVLYSGEYLRHPFSITTFEDYVYWTDWDKQAVFKANKFTGEDVEPVTAVHMLQHPMVVHVYHPYRQPDGVNHCQSVNGHCSHLCLPAPRINERSPRISCACPTGLKLMADGLMCVEDLADQRPVKNQTQIEQTTAPSPQPDSGFIALVVIASLSGFAVLLSVLLLLGYRYCSKRRINSMNFENPIYRKTTTTEDHFSLRKNLPARIYDHTSVMDEEYSPVIGISSY
- the LpR1 gene encoding very low-density lipoprotein receptor isoform X11 encodes the protein MAIESRSMSTASDSDTTKSSALSSIKSTRISTNLSDKRRAEQLFRCACANFNLLLLTLMIGFGKCCTATPTPTPAAPTSAPTTVNTQPLDEGGSLSKLLDGKAFINMSFKFLNVSGKIGTPLGIGQALEAKCDEKQFQCHSGDCIPIRFVCDGDADCKDHSDEQVKECKFIEATCSTDQFRCGNGNCIPNKWRCDQEHDCSDGSDETPELCMNACPNNEFKCRNVEQCIPRSWLCDGNNDCRDKSDEAHCRARTCSPDEYVCKSGEGQCVPLAWMCDQSKDCSDGSDEHNCNQTCRSDEFTCGNGRCIQKRWKCDHDDDCGDGSDEKECPVVPCDHVAEHTCTNGACIAKRWVCDGDPDCSDGSDERACANVTKTTTPCLPHEYQCKDRITCLHHSWLCDGDRDCPDGDDEHTANCKNVTCRADQFQCGDRSCIPGHLTCNGDKDCADGSDERDCGLSLSLGSQQGACNSTSEFDCGGGQCIPLSKVCDKRKDCADGEDEPAGKCGVNECASKNGGCMHHCVDLMVGHRCECHEGYTLSADKRNCQDINECETPGKCSQICVNEIGGFKCECEAGYMRDPRNHTRCKASEGHASLLLARRHDIRKIALDHMEMTSIVNSTKAATALDFVFRTGMIFWSDVTTQSIYKAPIDEGSEKTVVLKQSSVTSDGLAVDWIYNHVYYTDTHKCTIELTNFEGSMGKVLVEDSLDIPRSIALDPIEGWMYWSDWGASPRIERAGMDGSHRTTIISYDVKWPNGITLDLVRKRLYWVDGKLNIISSANYDGSQRRQVLYSGEYLRHPFSITTFEDYVYWTDWDKQAVFKANKFTGEDVEPVTAVHMLQHPMVVHVYHPYRQPDGVNHCQSVNGHCSHLCLPAPRINERSPRISCACPTGLKLMADGLMCVEDPLYVAPSTQPPRARKTKPKPKFPVRRLPTGVQVGHGEHRIRGNADIGLTTRLPLLAAAAATFVADQRPVKNQTQIEQTTAPSPQPDSGFIALVVIASLSGFAVLLSVLLLLGYRYCSKRRINSMNFENPIYRKTTTTEDHFSLRKNLPARIYDHTSVMDEEYSPVIGISSY
- the LpR1 gene encoding low-density lipoprotein receptor isoform X3, coding for MAIESRSMSTASDSDTTKSSALSSIKSTRISTNLSDKRRAEQLFRCACANFNLLLLTLMIGFGKCCTATPTPTPAAPTSAPTTVNTQPLDEGGSLSKLLDGKAFINMSFKFLNVSGKIGTPLGIGQALEAKCDEKQFQCHSGDCIPIRFVCDGDADCKDHSDEQVKECKFIEATCSTDQFRCGNGNCIPNKWRCDQEHDCSDGSDETPELCNQTCRSDEFTCGNGRCIQKRWKCDHDDDCGDGSDEKECPVVPCDHVAEHTCTNGACIAKRWVCDGDPDCSDGSDERACANVTKTTTPCLPHEYQCKDRITCLHHSWLCDGDRDCPDGDDEHTANCKNVTCRADQFQCGDRSCIPGHLTCNGDKDCADGSDERDCGLSLSLGSQQGACNSTSEFDCGGGQCIPLSKVCDKRKDCADGEDEPAGKCGVNECASKNGGCMHHCVDLMVGHRCECHEGYTLSADKRNCQDINECETPGKCSQICVNEIGGFKCECEAGYMRDPRNHTRCKASEGHASLLLARRHDIRKIALDHMEMTSIVNSTKAATALDFVFRTGMIFWSDVTTQSIYKAPIDEGSEKTVVLKQSSVTSDGLAVDWIYNHVYYTDTHKCTIELTNFEGSMGKVLVEDSLDIPRSIALDPIEGWMYWSDWGASPRIERAGMDGSHRTTIISYDVKWPNGITLDLVRKRLYWVDGKLNIISSANYDGSQRRQVLYSGEYLRHPFSITTFEDYVYWTDWDKQAVFKANKFTGEDVEPVTAVHMLQHPMVVHVYHPYRQPDGVNHCQSVNGHCSHLCLPAPRINERSPRISCACPTGLKLMADGLMCVEDPLYVAPSTQPPRARKTKPKPKFPVRRLPTGVQVGHGEHRIRGNADIGLTTRLPLLAAAAATFVADQRPVKNQTQIEQTTAPSPQPDSGFIALVVIASLSGFAVLLSVLLLLGYRYCSKRRINSMNFENPIYRKTTTTEDHFSLRKNLPARIYDHTSVMDEEYSPVIGISSY
- the LpR1 gene encoding very low-density lipoprotein receptor isoform X1, which encodes MAIESRSMSTASDSDTTKSSALSSIKSTRISTNLSDKRRAEQLFRCACANFNLLLLTLMIGFGKCCTATPTPTPAAPTSAPTTVNTQPLDEGGSLSKLLDGKAFINMSFKFLNVSGKIGTPLGIGQALEAKCDEKQFQCHSGDCIPIRFVCDGDADCKDHSDEQVKECKFIEATCSTDQFRCGNGNCIPNKWRCDQEHDCSDGSDETPELCRARTCSPDEYVCKSGEGQCVPLAWMCDQSKDCSDGSDEHNCNQTCRSDEFTCGNGRCIQKRWKCDHDDDCGDGSDEKECPVVPCDHVAEHTCTNGACIAKRWVCDGDPDCSDGSDERACANVTKTTTPCLPHEYQCKDRITCLHHSWLCDGDRDCPDGDDEHTANCKNVTCRADQFQCGDRSCIPGHLTCNGDKDCADGSDERDCGLSLSLGSQQGACNSTSEFDCGGGQCIPLSKVCDKRKDCADGEDEPAGKCGVNECASKNGGCMHHCVDLMVGHRCECHEGYTLSADKRNCQDINECETPGKCSQICVNEIGGFKCECEAGYMRDPRNHTRCKASEGHASLLLARRHDIRKIALDHMEMTSIVNSTKAATALDFVFRTGMIFWSDVTTQSIYKAPIDEGSEKTVVLKQSSVTSDGLAVDWIYNHVYYTDTHKCTIELTNFEGSMGKVLVEDSLDIPRSIALDPIEGWMYWSDWGASPRIERAGMDGSHRTTIISYDVKWPNGITLDLVRKRLYWVDGKLNIISSANYDGSQRRQVLYSGEYLRHPFSITTFEDYVYWTDWDKQAVFKANKFTGEDVEPVTAVHMLQHPMVVHVYHPYRQPDGVNHCQSVNGHCSHLCLPAPRINERSPRISCACPTGLKLMADGLMCVEDPLYVAPSTQPPRARKTKPKPKFPVRRLPTGVQVGHGEHRIRGNADIGLTTRLPLLAAAAATFVADQRPVKNQTQIEQTTAPSPQPDSGFIALVVIASLSGFAVLLSVLLLLGYRYCSKRRINSMNFENPIYRKTTTTEDHFSLRKNLPARIYDHTSVMDEEYSPVIGISSY
- the LpR1 gene encoding low-density lipoprotein receptor isoform X7 — protein: MGRIWCLIFVASLLQMQSHSLRALTINEATCSTDQFRCGNGNCIPNKWRCDQEHDCSDGSDETPELCRARTCSPDEYVCKSGEGQCVPLAWMCDQSKDCSDGSDEHNCNQTCRSDEFTCGNGRCIQKRWKCDHDDDCGDGSDEKECPVVPCDHVAEHTCTNGACIAKRWVCDGDPDCSDGSDERACANVTKTTTPCLPHEYQCKDRITCLHHSWLCDGDRDCPDGDDEHTANCKNVTCRADQFQCGDRSCIPGHLTCNGDKDCADGSDERDCGLSLSLGSQQGACNSTSEFDCGGGQCIPLSKVCDKRKDCADGEDEPAGKCGVNECASKNGGCMHHCVDLMVGHRCECHEGYTLSADKRNCQDINECETPGKCSQICVNEIGGFKCECEAGYMRDPRNHTRCKASEGHASLLLARRHDIRKIALDHMEMTSIVNSTKAATALDFVFRTGMIFWSDVTTQSIYKAPIDEGSEKTVVLKQSSVTSDGLAVDWIYNHVYYTDTHKCTIELTNFEGSMGKVLVEDSLDIPRSIALDPIEGWMYWSDWGASPRIERAGMDGSHRTTIISYDVKWPNGITLDLVRKRLYWVDGKLNIISSANYDGSQRRQVLYSGEYLRHPFSITTFEDYVYWTDWDKQAVFKANKFTGEDVEPVTAVHMLQHPMVVHVYHPYRQPDGVNHCQSVNGHCSHLCLPAPRINERSPRISCACPTGLKLMADGLMCVEDPLYVAPSTQPPRARKTKPKPKFPVRRLPTGVQVGHGEHRIRGNADIGLTTRLPLLAAAAATFVADQRPVKNQTQIEQTTAPSPQPDSGFIALVVIASLSGFAVLLSVLLLLGYRYCSKRRINSMNFENPIYRKTTTTEDHFSLRKNLPARIYDHTSVMDEEYSPVIGISSY
- the LpR1 gene encoding very low-density lipoprotein receptor isoform X6 codes for the protein MRKSDLCGSKLLLFVVSVAMSCGSGQALEAKCDEKQFQCHSGDCIPIRFVCDGDADCKDHSDEQVKECKFIEATCSTDQFRCGNGNCIPNKWRCDQEHDCSDGSDETPELCRARTCSPDEYVCKSGEGQCVPLAWMCDQSKDCSDGSDEHNCNQTCRSDEFTCGNGRCIQKRWKCDHDDDCGDGSDEKECPVVPCDHVAEHTCTNGACIAKRWVCDGDPDCSDGSDERACANVTKTTTPCLPHEYQCKDRITCLHHSWLCDGDRDCPDGDDEHTANCKNVTCRADQFQCGDRSCIPGHLTCNGDKDCADGSDERDCGLSLSLGSQQGACNSTSEFDCGGGQCIPLSKVCDKRKDCADGEDEPAGKCGVNECASKNGGCMHHCVDLMVGHRCECHEGYTLSADKRNCQDINECETPGKCSQICVNEIGGFKCECEAGYMRDPRNHTRCKASEGHASLLLARRHDIRKIALDHMEMTSIVNSTKAATALDFVFRTGMIFWSDVTTQSIYKAPIDEGSEKTVVLKQSSVTSDGLAVDWIYNHVYYTDTHKCTIELTNFEGSMGKVLVEDSLDIPRSIALDPIEGWMYWSDWGASPRIERAGMDGSHRTTIISYDVKWPNGITLDLVRKRLYWVDGKLNIISSANYDGSQRRQVLYSGEYLRHPFSITTFEDYVYWTDWDKQAVFKANKFTGEDVEPVTAVHMLQHPMVVHVYHPYRQPDGVNHCQSVNGHCSHLCLPAPRINERSPRISCACPTGLKLMADGLMCVEDPLYVAPSTQPPRARKTKPKPKFPVRRLPTGVQVGHGEHRIRGNADIGLTTRLPLLAAAAATFVADQRPVKNQTQIEQTTAPSPQPDSGFIALVVIASLSGFAVLLSVLLLLGYRYCSKRRINSMNFENPIYRKTTTTEDHFSLRKNLPARIYDHTSVMDEEYSPVIGISSY
- the LpR1 gene encoding low-density lipoprotein receptor isoform X8 — its product is MGRIWCLIFVASLLQMQSHSLRALTINEATCSTDQFRCGNGNCIPNKWRCDQEHDCSDGSDETPELCMNACPNNEFKCRNVEQCIPRSWLCDGNNDCRDKSDEAHCNQTCRSDEFTCGNGRCIQKRWKCDHDDDCGDGSDEKECPVVPCDHVAEHTCTNGACIAKRWVCDGDPDCSDGSDERACANVTKTTTPCLPHEYQCKDRITCLHHSWLCDGDRDCPDGDDEHTANCKNVTCRADQFQCGDRSCIPGHLTCNGDKDCADGSDERDCGLSLSLGSQQGACNSTSEFDCGGGQCIPLSKVCDKRKDCADGEDEPAGKCGVNECASKNGGCMHHCVDLMVGHRCECHEGYTLSADKRNCQDINECETPGKCSQICVNEIGGFKCECEAGYMRDPRNHTRCKASEGHASLLLARRHDIRKIALDHMEMTSIVNSTKAATALDFVFRTGMIFWSDVTTQSIYKAPIDEGSEKTVVLKQSSVTSDGLAVDWIYNHVYYTDTHKCTIELTNFEGSMGKVLVEDSLDIPRSIALDPIEGWMYWSDWGASPRIERAGMDGSHRTTIISYDVKWPNGITLDLVRKRLYWVDGKLNIISSANYDGSQRRQVLYSGEYLRHPFSITTFEDYVYWTDWDKQAVFKANKFTGEDVEPVTAVHMLQHPMVVHVYHPYRQPDGVNHCQSVNGHCSHLCLPAPRINERSPRISCACPTGLKLMADGLMCVEDPLYVAPSTQPPRARKTKPKPKFPVRRLPTGVQVGHGEHRIRGNADIGLTTRLPLLAAAAATFVADQRPVKNQTQIEQTTAPSPQPDSGFIALVVIASLSGFAVLLSVLLLLGYRYCSKRRINSMNFENPIYRKTTTTEDHFSLRKNLPARIYDHTSVMDEEYSPVIGISSY
- the LpR1 gene encoding very low-density lipoprotein receptor isoform X2, with amino-acid sequence MAIESRSMSTASDSDTTKSSALSSIKSTRISTNLSDKRRAEQLFRCACANFNLLLLTLMIGFGKCCTATPTPTPAAPTSAPTTVNTQPLDEGGSLSKLLDGKAFINMSFKFLNVSGKIGTPLGIGQALEAKCDEKQFQCHSGDCIPIRFVCDGDADCKDHSDEQVKECKFIEATCSTDQFRCGNGNCIPNKWRCDQEHDCSDGSDETPELCMNACPNNEFKCRNVEQCIPRSWLCDGNNDCRDKSDEAHCNQTCRSDEFTCGNGRCIQKRWKCDHDDDCGDGSDEKECPVVPCDHVAEHTCTNGACIAKRWVCDGDPDCSDGSDERACANVTKTTTPCLPHEYQCKDRITCLHHSWLCDGDRDCPDGDDEHTANCKNVTCRADQFQCGDRSCIPGHLTCNGDKDCADGSDERDCGLSLSLGSQQGACNSTSEFDCGGGQCIPLSKVCDKRKDCADGEDEPAGKCGVNECASKNGGCMHHCVDLMVGHRCECHEGYTLSADKRNCQDINECETPGKCSQICVNEIGGFKCECEAGYMRDPRNHTRCKASEGHASLLLARRHDIRKIALDHMEMTSIVNSTKAATALDFVFRTGMIFWSDVTTQSIYKAPIDEGSEKTVVLKQSSVTSDGLAVDWIYNHVYYTDTHKCTIELTNFEGSMGKVLVEDSLDIPRSIALDPIEGWMYWSDWGASPRIERAGMDGSHRTTIISYDVKWPNGITLDLVRKRLYWVDGKLNIISSANYDGSQRRQVLYSGEYLRHPFSITTFEDYVYWTDWDKQAVFKANKFTGEDVEPVTAVHMLQHPMVVHVYHPYRQPDGVNHCQSVNGHCSHLCLPAPRINERSPRISCACPTGLKLMADGLMCVEDPLYVAPSTQPPRARKTKPKPKFPVRRLPTGVQVGHGEHRIRGNADIGLTTRLPLLAAAAATFVADQRPVKNQTQIEQTTAPSPQPDSGFIALVVIASLSGFAVLLSVLLLLGYRYCSKRRINSMNFENPIYRKTTTTEDHFSLRKNLPARIYDHTSVMDEEYSPVIGISSY
- the LpR1 gene encoding very low-density lipoprotein receptor isoform X4; this translates as MAIESRSMSTASDSDTTKSSALSSIKSTRISTNLSDKRRAEQLFRCACANFNLLLLTLMIGFGKCCTATPTPTPAAPTSAPTTVNTQPLDEGGSLSKLLDGKAFINMSFKFLNVSGKIGTPLGIGQALEAKCDEKQFQCHSGDCIPIRFVCDGDADCKDHSDEQVKECKFIEATCSTDQFRCGNGNCIPNKWRCDQEHDCSDGSDETPELCRARTCSPDEYVCKSGEGQCVPLAWMCDQSKDCSDGSDEHNCNQTCRSDEFTCGNGRCIQKRWKCDHDDDCGDGSDEKECPVVPCDHVAEHTCTNGACIAKRWVCDGDPDCSDGSDERACANVTKTTTPCLPHEYQCKDRITCLHHSWLCDGDRDCPDGDDEHTANCKNVTCRADQFQCGDRSCIPGHLTCNGDKDCADGSDERDCGLSLSLGSQQGACNSTSEFDCGGGQCIPLSKVCDKRKDCADGEDEPAGKCGVNECASKNGGCMHHCVDLMVGHRCECHEGYTLSADKRNCQDINECETPGKCSQICVNEIGGFKCECEAGYMRDPRNHTRCKASEGHASLLLARRHDIRKIALDHMEMTSIVNSTKAATALDFVFRTGMIFWSDVTTQSIYKAPIDEGSEKTVVLKQSSVTSDGLAVDWIYNHVYYTDTHKCTIELTNFEGSMGKVLVEDSLDIPRSIALDPIEGWMYWSDWGASPRIERAGMDGSHRTTIISYDVKWPNGITLDLVRKRLYWVDGKLNIISSANYDGSQRRQVLYSGEYLRHPFSITTFEDYVYWTDWDKQAVFKANKFTGEDVEPVTAVHMLQHPMVVHVYHPYRQPDGVNHCQSVNGHCSHLCLPAPRINERSPRISCACPTGLKLMADGLMCVEDLADQRPVKNQTQIEQTTAPSPQPDSGFIALVVIASLSGFAVLLSVLLLLGYRYCSKRRINSMNFENPIYRKTTTTEDHFSLRKNLPARIYDHTSVMDEEYSPVIGISSY